A stretch of Flavobacteriales bacterium DNA encodes these proteins:
- the rimK gene encoding 30S ribosomal protein S6--L-glutamate ligase translates to MKIAVLSRNGRLYSTSRIMEAGKQRGHEMIIIDPLKCTLVLEKKKPAILYNDMPLEGINAIIPRIGASITFYGTAVVRQFEMMRVFTAIESQALVRSRDKLRSLQLLARAGLDMPKTVFTNYAKHAEPIVQGLGGAPLIIKLLEGTQGLGVVKADTNKSAVSVIEAFNGLKARAIIQEFIKEAGGADIRAFIVDGKVVGAMKRQAKEGEFRSNLHRGGTASVVQLGARQKTAALKAARILGLKVAGVDMLQSKRGPLILEVNSSPGLEGIEMATGHDIAGEIIQYLERNAGKKRIQKT, encoded by the coding sequence ATGAAGATAGCCGTTTTATCACGCAACGGTCGATTATATTCTACCAGTCGGATCATGGAAGCAGGAAAGCAGCGGGGTCATGAAATGATCATTATTGATCCGTTGAAATGTACGCTTGTGCTGGAAAAGAAAAAGCCTGCCATCCTTTATAACGACATGCCACTGGAAGGAATCAATGCGATCATTCCAAGGATCGGTGCAAGCATCACCTTCTATGGAACTGCTGTGGTGCGGCAGTTTGAAATGATGCGCGTATTTACTGCGATTGAATCTCAAGCCCTTGTGCGGTCAAGGGATAAACTCAGAAGTCTGCAACTTTTGGCACGTGCCGGACTTGATATGCCAAAAACGGTATTTACCAACTATGCCAAACACGCAGAACCCATTGTACAGGGACTTGGCGGTGCTCCGCTTATCATTAAGCTTCTGGAGGGTACCCAGGGACTTGGCGTAGTTAAGGCAGATACCAACAAAAGCGCCGTTTCGGTGATCGAGGCCTTCAATGGCCTGAAAGCCCGCGCCATCATTCAGGAATTCATCAAGGAAGCCGGTGGCGCTGATATTAGAGCCTTTATTGTTGACGGAAAAGTAGTTGGCGCCATGAAACGCCAGGCAAAAGAAGGAGAATTCAGAAGCAATTTACACAGAGGCGGTACTGCCTCTGTCGTACAACTTGGTGCCCGGCAAAAAACCGCTGCACTCAAGGCTGCAAGAATTCTGGGATTGAAAGTGGCTGGCGTAGATATGCTCCAGAGCAAAAGAGGGCCTCTGATTCTTGAAGTAAACAGTTCTCCGGGTCTGGAGGGTATTGAAATGGCAACAGGCCATGACATTGCCGGAGAGATCATCCAATACCTGGAAAGGAACGCCGGTAAAAAGCGTATCCAAAAAACCTGA